A single Prevotella sp. E15-22 DNA region contains:
- a CDS encoding leucine-rich repeat domain-containing protein → MNKLLYPILSMPLALFSACAYDDSYEEHVSTTTDVTEIADRYYYRCDSLTVVCLPQEVRSIGDLAFFGSSITSLSIPSQVGYIGTNAFNFCTNLTTIQIDESNSVFDSRNNCNAIIRSCDDKLVYGCVATVIPSTVSSIADYAFCGCEGLAELVLPDNIEQIGTGAFSECSGLTSVTLSAGMSHISTLAFADCPDLAEVTLPQGLTSVGDGAFLHCPRLQAVHVQSITPPQCGYIAFFNTTATLYVPHGSRDAYAASYGWCDFKMIVEE, encoded by the coding sequence ATGAATAAACTACTATACCCGATACTTTCAATGCCTTTGGCATTATTTTCCGCATGTGCCTACGATGATAGCTATGAAGAACATGTTTCCACCACTACGGATGTTACAGAGATTGCTGATCGCTATTATTATCGTTGCGACTCACTCACAGTGGTCTGCCTGCCTCAAGAGGTACGTTCCATTGGAGATTTAGCTTTCTTTGGCTCTAGCATCACATCGCTGAGCATTCCTTCTCAGGTGGGATATATAGGTACAAATGCTTTCAATTTCTGTACAAATCTAACAACTATCCAGATAGACGAGAGCAACTCCGTATTCGATTCACGTAACAATTGCAATGCAATAATCCGTTCTTGCGACGATAAACTGGTTTATGGCTGTGTGGCTACTGTGATTCCATCCACTGTCAGTTCTATTGCCGACTATGCTTTCTGTGGATGCGAAGGATTGGCAGAGCTTGTTCTTCCGGACAATATAGAGCAGATAGGCACTGGAGCCTTCTCTGAATGCAGTGGACTTACCAGTGTGACACTATCTGCTGGCATGTCGCACATCAGTACATTGGCTTTTGCCGACTGCCCTGACCTCGCAGAGGTTACCTTGCCTCAGGGACTTACCTCTGTAGGGGATGGCGCTTTTCTTCATTGTCCTCGTCTTCAGGCTGTTCATGTTCAGAGCATCACACCGCCACAGTGTGGTTATATTGCCTTTTTCAATACAACGGCTACGCTCTATGTGCCTCATGGCTCGCGCGATGCTTATGCAGCCTCTTATGGATGGTGCGACTTTAAAATGATTGTCGAGGAATGA
- a CDS encoding gliding motility protein GldB, with protein MACIGCQWQLQPTVEHSNSEEVVLARFDRAERLFLTTGDFAALQQMKTVYPIETRTLIEDVLQLGLVDEPDINTRFLYFFQDSTLQTLMLDVEDQYHDVSDLNKDLTQAFKRLVKMVPGLTVPHIYTQISSLDQSVVVGDSMLGISLDKYLGRDYPIYLKYGYSEQQRRMMTRQYIVPDCLGFYLLGHFPLTAEERDSANLRDVHMSRIQYVVNKAMGRNVFTHPGVKRVADKMARHPELTIEQLLSDH; from the coding sequence ATGGCTTGTATTGGTTGTCAGTGGCAATTGCAGCCTACTGTTGAGCATTCAAACTCAGAAGAGGTTGTTTTGGCACGTTTTGATAGGGCAGAACGTTTGTTTTTGACGACAGGCGATTTTGCAGCATTACAGCAGATGAAGACTGTCTATCCAATTGAAACTCGCACGCTGATAGAAGACGTGTTGCAATTGGGACTTGTAGATGAACCGGATATCAATACGCGCTTTTTATATTTCTTTCAGGACAGCACTCTACAAACATTGATGCTTGATGTGGAAGATCAGTACCACGATGTAAGTGATCTTAATAAAGACCTTACTCAAGCCTTTAAGCGTTTGGTGAAGATGGTGCCAGGGTTGACCGTCCCTCATATTTATACCCAGATTAGTTCGTTGGATCAGAGTGTTGTGGTGGGTGATTCAATGTTGGGCATCTCACTCGATAAATATTTAGGACGTGATTATCCCATCTATTTGAAATACGGTTATAGTGAACAGCAAAGGCGAATGATGACCCGTCAGTATATCGTTCCTGACTGCTTAGGTTTTTACCTCCTAGGCCATTTCCCCTTGACAGCTGAAGAACGTGATTCCGCAAATCTGCGAGATGTTCATATGTCACGTATCCAGTATGTGGTAAACAAAGCGATGGGACGTAATGTCTTTACTCATCCTGGAGTGAAACGTGTGGCCGATAAGATGGCTCGTCATCCGGAGCTGACTATCGAGCAACTCCTTTCGGATCATTGA
- a CDS encoding S9 family peptidase, giving the protein MKRIIYLGAVLFMTATTVLAGQQLSLKNLTDGTFRTESMIGVEPLSDGESYTQISADGKQIVKFSFKTGKQTGVLFDASKARGAKIERVDGYSMSPDGRTMLIQTQTKSIYRHSFTAVYYIFTIANNKLEPLSDGGPQQIPVWSPDGTQIAFVRDNNIFLVKLLYNNSESQVTKDGKFNEVINGLPDWVNEEEFSFNSSLVFSADSKQIVWVRYDESSVKQYSMPLFKGMKPVREEYSTYPGFYTYKYPKAGEDNAKVKVMSYDIKSHQTRTMQLPLDADGYIPRIKATSDPTKIAVFTLNRHQDNLKVFMANPMSTVCQQVIDDKVDKYINENVFANLVFTDKHIVLTSERSGFNSIYVYGLNGQLQRTVQQGVITDVYGYDEATGDIYYAALNNGPTDKKVFVSHKNGKTDCLTPKSGWNSAIFSNDLKNFVHTWSDANTPPVYSLCNNQGKTVTTFIDNKKAAEKYASFDMGTKEFFTFQTSEGTTLYGYMVKPKNFDANKKYPVVMFQYGGPGSQQVKNAWGIGMSGNGAIMEQYLCQQGYVCVCVDNRGTGGRGVDFEKCTYLRLGEKEAFDQVETALWLGRQSYVDKDHIAIWGWSYGGWNTLMSMSEGRPVFCCGIAIAPPTSWRYYDTVYTERFMRTPKENASGYDEVNPMARVDKLHGALLICHGLADDNVHYQNTAEYVEALVQADKDFRQLVYTNRNHSIFGGNTRNHLYRQCVNFFNENMK; this is encoded by the coding sequence ATGAAAAGAATAATTTATCTTGGTGCAGTCCTTTTTATGACTGCTACAACGGTACTGGCAGGCCAGCAACTGAGTTTAAAGAATCTCACGGATGGAACATTTCGCACTGAATCAATGATTGGTGTGGAACCCTTGAGTGATGGAGAGAGTTATACGCAGATATCTGCCGATGGAAAGCAGATCGTAAAGTTCTCGTTTAAAACGGGTAAGCAAACGGGCGTACTTTTTGATGCGAGCAAGGCAAGAGGTGCTAAAATAGAGCGTGTGGACGGCTATTCGATGAGTCCGGATGGTCGTACGATGCTTATTCAAACGCAAACAAAGAGCATCTATCGCCATTCGTTCACAGCCGTTTACTATATCTTCACCATTGCGAACAATAAATTGGAGCCCTTGAGTGATGGGGGGCCTCAACAGATTCCCGTATGGAGTCCCGATGGTACGCAGATAGCATTTGTACGTGACAATAATATCTTTCTTGTTAAGTTACTTTATAACAATTCTGAAAGTCAGGTGACAAAGGACGGTAAATTTAATGAAGTTATTAATGGTTTGCCAGATTGGGTCAATGAAGAAGAATTCTCGTTTAACTCCTCATTAGTTTTTAGTGCCGATTCCAAACAGATTGTTTGGGTTCGTTATGATGAGAGCAGCGTTAAACAATATAGCATGCCCCTTTTTAAGGGAATGAAACCTGTTCGTGAGGAGTATTCAACATATCCTGGCTTCTATACTTATAAATACCCCAAGGCTGGTGAGGATAATGCGAAGGTAAAGGTGATGAGCTATGATATTAAGAGTCATCAGACACGTACCATGCAACTTCCTCTTGATGCCGATGGCTATATCCCACGCATCAAAGCAACTAGTGATCCCACTAAAATTGCTGTGTTTACCCTCAATCGTCATCAGGATAATCTGAAAGTGTTTATGGCTAACCCCATGTCAACTGTTTGCCAGCAGGTCATCGATGATAAGGTTGATAAGTATATTAACGAGAATGTTTTTGCCAACCTCGTATTCACCGATAAGCATATTGTTTTAACCAGCGAGCGTTCAGGTTTCAATAGTATCTATGTTTATGGATTAAATGGGCAATTGCAGCGCACAGTACAGCAGGGAGTGATAACCGACGTTTATGGTTATGACGAGGCAACAGGCGATATTTATTATGCGGCCCTTAATAACGGCCCTACCGACAAAAAGGTTTTCGTGAGTCATAAGAACGGAAAGACAGACTGCCTGACACCAAAGAGTGGATGGAACTCGGCAATCTTTTCGAACGATTTGAAAAACTTCGTTCATACGTGGAGTGACGCGAATACACCGCCAGTCTATTCGCTTTGTAATAATCAAGGCAAGACTGTTACTACATTTATTGACAACAAGAAAGCTGCAGAGAAATATGCCTCTTTCGATATGGGCACTAAGGAGTTCTTTACTTTCCAGACGAGTGAGGGAACCACGCTTTATGGCTATATGGTGAAACCCAAGAACTTTGACGCAAACAAGAAGTACCCTGTGGTGATGTTCCAATATGGTGGTCCTGGTTCACAGCAAGTGAAGAATGCCTGGGGAATAGGCATGAGTGGCAATGGCGCCATCATGGAGCAGTATCTCTGTCAGCAGGGCTATGTTTGTGTATGTGTGGATAATCGTGGCACAGGCGGACGTGGTGTTGATTTCGAGAAATGTACTTATCTGCGTTTGGGCGAGAAGGAGGCCTTTGATCAGGTAGAAACAGCCCTCTGGCTAGGACGTCAGTCGTATGTCGATAAAGACCATATCGCTATCTGGGGATGGTCTTACGGTGGATGGAACACTTTGATGTCTATGTCAGAAGGACGTCCTGTGTTCTGTTGTGGTATTGCCATTGCGCCCCCTACAAGTTGGCGCTACTATGATACAGTTTATACGGAACGCTTTATGCGTACACCAAAAGAGAATGCTTCTGGTTATGATGAGGTGAATCCTATGGCACGTGTAGATAAGTTACATGGAGCATTGCTGATATGTCACGGACTTGCAGACGACAATGTGCACTATCAGAACACGGCTGAGTATGTTGAGGCTCTGGTGCAGGCAGACAAGGACTTCCGTCAGTTGGTGTATACCAATCGTAACCACAGTATCTTTGGTGGCAACACTCGTAATCACCTGTACCGTCAGTGTGTTAACTTCTTCAATGAGAATATGAAATAA
- a CDS encoding DUF4861 family protein: MKKLTLLFLVLTLCCTADAKRKKKVVPKPPSTIEIITKVNDQWQATHRPEVRSFWDEAAYHTGNMEAYKLLGNARWLSYSDAWARHNLWQGAREKDPSKWKYANYGEGQDYVLFGDWQICFQTYLDIYEMQPDDYKIARALEVMDYEVRQPQNDFWWWADALYMVMPVMTKLYKTTGDVKYLDKLYDNFKWSDDLMFDKDEQLYYRDAKYIWPKVKTACNGGKSFWARGDGWVLAGLAKVLSDMPKDYKHRDFFELRFRQLAEGVARVQRPGGYWSRSMLCEEDAPGPETSGTAFFTYGLLWGMNNGILNRSTFEPVVAKAWQYLVTTALQPDWSVGYVQPIGEKPDPTKTVNARSQANFGTGAFLLAACEHLRYENLMKGNRATVKVTINNPSNEYREQIVELPADTIYNRLNILGGRQFIVYDAGGLEVPYQLSSDKTILIEAGVRPKGTQTFTIRRGTPKVYKTVCYGRIFPERKDDFAWENDRGAYRVYGPALQKTGEKSYGVDVWTKNTPELVLDQRYWIEDVVMMPAVEKLRKENRQRGDSLYRLNSYHNDHGRGSDLYRVGATLGCGTPALVVDDELVYPYCFKSYKVLDMGPLRFSVRLDYNPTVIGEDTITEHRVITLDKGSNFNKTTVNYDGFTTTVELAAGVVVHQEDRNNVVLAKDYVHYADPTDNIPVNNCQLFVGALFPNGVSETVVKQFKKVDSGAVGHALGIVDNYSGEPYTYYFGSAWSKFDVRTQAEWQQRIDWTMRNIRQPLKVEIK; the protein is encoded by the coding sequence ATGAAAAAACTAACCCTACTATTCCTTGTCTTGACATTGTGCTGCACGGCCGATGCCAAACGAAAAAAGAAAGTGGTGCCAAAACCACCCTCAACCATCGAGATTATCACGAAAGTCAACGATCAGTGGCAAGCGACCCACCGGCCTGAAGTGCGCTCGTTCTGGGACGAGGCCGCTTATCATACTGGTAACATGGAGGCTTATAAGCTTCTGGGCAATGCTCGCTGGCTGAGTTATAGTGATGCTTGGGCTCGTCATAATCTTTGGCAGGGTGCTCGCGAGAAGGATCCTTCGAAGTGGAAATATGCTAATTATGGCGAAGGTCAGGATTATGTTCTCTTTGGTGACTGGCAAATCTGTTTTCAGACCTATCTTGATATTTATGAGATGCAGCCAGATGACTATAAAATTGCCCGTGCATTGGAAGTGATGGACTATGAGGTGCGTCAGCCCCAGAATGATTTCTGGTGGTGGGCCGACGCACTTTATATGGTGATGCCTGTCATGACGAAACTCTATAAGACTACAGGCGACGTGAAATACTTGGATAAGCTCTATGATAACTTCAAGTGGAGCGATGACCTGATGTTCGATAAAGACGAGCAACTCTATTATCGCGACGCAAAATATATATGGCCTAAGGTCAAGACTGCCTGCAATGGCGGTAAGAGTTTTTGGGCTCGCGGTGATGGATGGGTATTGGCCGGATTGGCTAAGGTGCTGAGTGATATGCCAAAGGACTACAAACACCGTGATTTCTTTGAGTTGCGTTTCCGACAACTGGCTGAAGGCGTGGCGCGTGTGCAACGTCCTGGCGGTTATTGGAGCCGTTCGATGCTTTGCGAAGAGGATGCTCCTGGCCCAGAGACCTCAGGTACGGCCTTTTTTACCTATGGCTTACTGTGGGGAATGAACAATGGTATTCTTAATCGTTCTACCTTTGAACCCGTTGTTGCCAAAGCATGGCAGTATCTGGTCACTACTGCTCTTCAGCCTGATTGGAGTGTCGGTTATGTTCAGCCTATCGGTGAGAAACCAGACCCAACAAAGACGGTTAATGCCCGTTCGCAGGCTAACTTTGGGACAGGTGCTTTCCTGTTGGCTGCTTGCGAGCATCTGCGCTATGAGAATCTCATGAAAGGTAATCGTGCGACGGTGAAAGTCACCATCAATAATCCCTCTAACGAGTATCGTGAACAGATTGTAGAACTTCCTGCCGATACGATTTATAATCGCCTGAACATATTGGGAGGTCGTCAATTTATAGTTTATGATGCTGGTGGGCTAGAGGTGCCATATCAGTTGTCATCTGATAAAACAATACTCATAGAAGCCGGCGTTCGTCCCAAGGGCACTCAGACTTTCACCATTCGTCGTGGCACACCAAAAGTATATAAGACCGTTTGCTATGGTCGCATCTTTCCTGAACGAAAGGATGACTTTGCCTGGGAGAACGATCGCGGTGCTTATCGCGTGTATGGACCGGCCCTGCAGAAAACAGGCGAGAAAAGTTATGGTGTGGATGTGTGGACAAAGAATACACCTGAGTTGGTGCTCGATCAACGCTATTGGATAGAGGATGTTGTGATGATGCCTGCTGTTGAGAAGTTGCGTAAGGAGAATCGTCAGCGTGGTGATTCGCTTTATCGACTAAACTCTTATCATAATGATCACGGACGTGGTTCCGACCTTTATAGAGTAGGGGCTACGCTTGGATGTGGCACTCCGGCTTTGGTTGTTGATGATGAATTGGTCTATCCTTATTGCTTTAAGAGTTATAAGGTGCTCGATATGGGTCCACTGCGCTTTTCTGTGCGACTTGACTACAACCCCACTGTGATAGGCGAGGATACCATTACGGAACATCGCGTTATTACTCTTGATAAAGGATCTAATTTCAATAAGACCACTGTGAATTACGATGGCTTCACAACTACTGTGGAGTTGGCGGCTGGTGTTGTGGTGCATCAGGAAGATCGCAATAACGTGGTGTTGGCAAAGGACTATGTACACTATGCTGATCCCACCGATAATATTCCTGTGAATAACTGCCAGCTTTTTGTGGGAGCGCTTTTCCCCAATGGTGTCAGCGAAACTGTCGTCAAACAGTTTAAGAAAGTGGATAGCGGTGCTGTAGGCCATGCCTTAGGTATTGTGGATAATTACTCTGGCGAGCCATATACCTATTATTTTGGTTCTGCATGGTCAAAATTTGATGTTCGTACACAAGCAGAATGGCAGCAACGCATTGACTGGACTATGCGTAATATCCGTCAGCCTCTTAAGGTTGAGATAAAGTAG